A window of the Salvelinus sp. IW2-2015 linkage group LG3, ASM291031v2, whole genome shotgun sequence genome harbors these coding sequences:
- the LOC139022948 gene encoding uncharacterized protein: MDRLCVALIAFFSAVSSSQDGISAAEVELRVRPGDNVVLHCDIKHFLGTDWHRNSSVGNGGHFRISRSNPVRRFYFLWRSQQFYDLLITNVSESDLGLYYCGSWQKPVVNMEGSLHDTETAIEDEEVYHHGNVITSLSFETSPTKPSSPDVDCGLCWMLLFSLCPVSALLSSLLSSACVYSFCRKKAPTETQVPLNRTTTRGSDNRQQTTVKYLHIHQYQQSV; the protein is encoded by the exons ATGGACAGGCTGTGTGTCGCTCTGATTGCATTCTTCA GTGCTGTTTCCTCCAGTCAGGATGggatctctgcagcagaggtggaGCTGagagtcagaccaggagacaacgTCGTTCTTCATTGTGACATCAAACACTTTCTGGGAACAGATTGGCACAGAAACAGCTCCGTTGGGAACGGAGGTCATTTCAGAATTTCCAGATCCAATCCTGTCCGTCGATTCTATTTCCTGTGGCGTTCTCAACAGTTCTATGATCTACTGATTACTAACGTCTCTGAATCTGACCTGGGACTCTACTACTGTGGGAGCTGGCAGAAACCTGTGGTCAACATGGAAGGGTCTCTCCATGACACAGAAACAGCTATTGAGGACGAAGAGGTCTACCATCATGGAAATGTCATCACCAGTCTTTCATTTG AAACCAGTCCTACTAAGCCCTCCTCCCCTGATGTAGACTGTGGACTGTGTTGGATGTTACTGTTCAGTCTGTGTCCTgtgtctgctctcctctcctctctcctctcctctgcctgtgtCTACTCCTTCTGCAGAAAAAAAG CTCCAACTGAGACTCAGGTTCCTCTGAACAGGACGACCACCAGGGGAAGTGACAACAGACAGCAGACTACAGTCAAA TACCTACACatccatcaataccagcagagtgTGTGA